In the Perca flavescens isolate YP-PL-M2 chromosome 20, PFLA_1.0, whole genome shotgun sequence genome, one interval contains:
- the LOC114546713 gene encoding factor of DNA methylation 3-like produces MDQSFRRASVLQRDLKVLNQKEDRDLQHKLNMLDKQYRYTRKLLQQRRELLINKQRRVVMVKVVEPKATVSIAMKEIEEHKFQTSDGRRSYSSTSQYPNKGREPEEQSRSTSVPPQSVKPTSPVRRRGYIQSSVSLMQMKNIATIDSISEKELARQQQKAQEEMERLRQFQKETLHKRVAAFIEMLKDKGNMEIHVKPP; encoded by the coding sequence ATGGATCAAAGCTTCAGAAGAGCTAGTGTGCTGCAGAGAGATCTCAAAGTGTTGAACCAAAAGGAGGACAGGGATCTCCAGCATAAACTGAACATGTTGGACAAACAGTACCGGTACACTCGCAAGTTGCTTCAACAAAGAAGAGAGTTGCTGATAAATAAACAGAGAAGGGTAGTGATGGTAAAAGTGGTTGAGCCTAAAGCGACAGTCAGCATCGCTATGAAAGAAATCGAAGAACACAAATTTCAAACATCTGATGGCAGACGATCGTACTCCAGCACATCCCAGTATCCCAACAAAGGACGTGAACCGGAGGAGCAGAGTCGCTCGACATCAGTGCCGCCTCAGTCAGTCAAACCCACGAGCCCAGTGAGACGCAGGGGATACATCCAGAGCAGCGTGTCTCTCATGCAGATGAAAAACATCGCAACTATTGACTCAATATCCGAAAAGGAGCTGGCCAGGCAACAGCAGAAAGCCCAAGAGGAAATGGAGAGGCTGAGACAGTTTCAGAAGGAAACTTTACACAAGAGGGTGGCGGCGTTTATAGAAATGCTCAAGGACAAAGGCAACATGGAAATACATGTGAAACCTCCGTAG